DNA sequence from the Candidatus Cloacimonadota bacterium genome:
ATTGTGTTTGTCCAAATATTCTTTTTCATGATCTTCCTCCTAATTCCACTTTTTGCTTTCCAGAATTGAGATCGATAACTTCAGGAACAAGGCAGTTCCACTGAGGAAATAGATCAGGTTTCGTGTATCAATTACGCCACGGGAAATATTGTCGAAATGATATCCAATACTTAAATATTGGAAGAATTCAGTCAGGAATGGTGGAATAAAGAACAGTGAGAATTGAATGATGAACAAGAAGAATGCGATGAAGAAACTAATGATGAAAGCTACGATCTGATTGCTGGTAATCGTGGAAGAGAAAATGCCGATAGCACTGTAAAATCCGCCCATCAGGATTAAACCGATATAACCGCAGAAAATGGGACCGTAATCTATATTTGATCCCAGGATCATGATCGTGATAAGATGAATCAGCGTGAAAGCCAATCCAACTCCTATCAGTCCCATCGAAGCCCAGAATTTTCCCATGATGATCTGTGATTCTTTGATGGGGAAGGTGGAAAGAATTTCCAATGTTCCCGAACTTGATTCTTTGGATATCAAACTCATCGTGATAGCCGGAACGAAGAAAAGGTAAACGATCGGAATAATTCCGAATAAACTTCTCAGTTCGGCTGTGTTGTTTATAAATAATGGACTGGCAAAAAACCAACCACCCAGAAGTAGAAAGATCACCAGAACGATGTAAGCTGCCGGTGAATTGAAATATCCTTTCAGTTCTTTATTGGCTAAGATTGCTGTATAGTTCATTCTGTTCCTCCTTCTTCAGTTTTTGTTTCAGTCTCGGGTTTGTTATGCATCAGGTTTCTGGGAGCTGCATTGTCGATTGTCAGGTTGCGGAATACATCTTCCAGGCTCACGTTGATGCGGTGCATTTCCAGAAGTGTCCATTTTTTCTTCTTCACATAATTGAAAATATCGGCACGTCTGTCGATTGTGGCATCAAATTCCAGCACAGCTTCCACAAAATCGCCTTTTTCTTTTACCGTTTCTACTTTCATGTTTGTCAGGTCGTCTGCCATTTTCTGGATTTCATCCCTGCTGGCAGTAAGTTCCAGAATGATTCTGGTGCGATTTTCAAAGCTGGCTTGCAGAGCTTCGGCAGAGCCGTCGGCAACTACTTTCCCCTTATTCAGGATAATGATCCGATCACAAACAGCCTGAACTTCCTGCAAAATATGGCTACATAAAATCAGAGTTTTTTCCTTTCCCAATTCTTTGATCAATTCCCGAATTTCCATGATCTGATTTGGATCGAGACCAGATGTCGGTTCATCCAGAATCAGGATTTCAGGATCGTGCAAAATTGCCTGAGCCAATCCGACCCGTTGCTTATAACCTTTGGAAAGTGTGCTGATCGGCTTGGCTACGATGCCATGTAATCCGCATTTTTCGATTACTTCTTTTAATCTCTGTTTAAAGTTTTGCAATCCGCGAATATCGGCTACAAATTTCAGGTAATCATAAACCGTCATTTCGGTGTAGAGCGGATTGTGTTCGGGCAGATAACCAATCATTTTTTTGATTTCAATGGGATTGTCCAAAACGTTCAGGTCACCAACTTCAATGTTGCCTTTGGTTGGACTCAAAAAACCTGTGATCATTTTGATTGTTGTGGTTTTTCCAGCACCGTTCGGTCCTAGAAAACCCAGAATTTCACCTTCATTGATCTCAAAATTGATATGATCGACTGCGCGCAGAGTTCCATAATCTTTTACAAGATTCTTTAGCTGAATCATACAATTTCTCCTTTTTTAATAATTTATTTTTTTCACGCAGGTTTTTTTCTCGGAATTAAGGTCTATTTGTCAAGGATTTTTCAGCACTCATTGATTTGAATTGCTAAACTGTGTAGAATGTTATAAACAGATAAATTGGAAAGAAAATACAGAAAACAGTACATATAAGTTGATAGTGTGAAATTTCTGATTGACGAAAAACCACTTTCATCGTTTGTTGTCAGCAAATATTAGGAGATTGTTGATGAAAATTGTTGGGAAATTGATTCCTTTTGCATTAATAATTTTGTTGTTTATAGTAATTAGCTGTACAGACAGCCTGGATAAAACTACATCTTTGGATGACGTTGTGCGCGTAGAATATTCCGATTGTACAGCCTGTTATGAATGTATAGATCTTTTCGATTGTCCGGAAGGAGCAATCAAGATAGATTCCACTCATTTTACGCAAAGAGTTTATATTGATACTGATTTGTGTGTGCAATGTATGGAATGTACAAATATTTTCCAATGCCCGGAAAACGCTTTTAATTATCAGCCCGATCTTGTTCCACCGGCTGCAGTGCAGGAATTGCAAGGTTATTCCACTCAGCAGAGAAATCTTAATATTCAATTTATTGCTACTGGAGATGATGGTGAAGAAGGCGATACTTATGCTTACGATTTTTACCTTACCGCTTCTAACGGAGACAAAATCTCGATCAATTTTGATATTCCCAATCCATTCATTTCCGGTTATTGGGAATATTGGGATCCAATCGACAGCCTTCCTGCCGGAGAAAATATAACTGTTCACATTACAGCAATTGATGAAGCTGGAAATCGTTCTCCAGAAGCTACAACAGAAGTGGAAATAATGGAAACCATTTCTCCAGCTCCGATTTCCGATCTGACGATAAATGATGTAACATTCAATGAAATGACTTTGAGTTGGACAGCAGTTGGTGACGATGGTATGGAAGGAGTTGCCGGATCTTACATTGTAAAAGTTTCTACAGAACAAATTTCAAACAGCAATTGGGATGATATTGCTGAATATCCCAACCAGATTCAACCGGCAAATCCGGGAGAAACAGAAACATTTGTGATTTCGGGTTTGATAGATAATATGAATTATTTTACTGCGGTAAAAGCAGTTGATGATTTTCAGAATAGTTCTCCACTTTCCAATGTAGCAGAAGCTACAACTTTGCAGTTTCCCGATCTGGAACCGCCAGCCGCAGTCGATGATCTGGAAGTAGAGAATGGTTCCATAAATATGAATTCGTTTTTACTGCAATGGACGGCTGTAGGTGATGATGGAACTGACGGAACAGCAGAATCTTATATTGTGAAAATCTATACTGAAATAATTGATGAAAATAATTGGGATAATCTGCCGGAATATCCACAAAACATAACTCCGTCTGCAGCTGGAACTACAGAAAGTTTGACGATTGAAGGTTTAGATCCGCTCACAGAATATTTTGCAGCAGTAAAAGCAGTTGATGATGCACAAAATATTGCAGATTTATCTAATGTGGTGAATGCAACTACTACAGAACTTCCTGATACTGAACCACCAGATACGATCACAGACCTTGATTCTGAAGGAACCGAAACAACAATTGAACTTACATGGACAGCTCCCGGTGATGATGGAATGATTGGAACGGCACATCATTATGAAATCAGAATGCACGATACGGAAATCGACGAATCAAACTGGGAAGATGCGGAAATTCTGCCTGGACCTCCCTGGCCGTTAACTGCAGGTTCTTTGCAGGATTATACCGTTTCCGGTCTGGAATACAATCAAACGTACTTCTTTGCTGTGAAAGCATTTGATGATAACCAGAATGTTTCTGAAGTTTCAAATTCACCCTCGGCAACGATGGTGAACGACACAACTCCTCCTGCTGATATTACAGATTTAACGATTTACGAAGGTTATGCTTCCAACTTGAGCACGATTCGAATTCAGTGGACAGCACCCGGAGATGACGGAGATCAGGGAACCTGCGATCATTATGAAATTCGATATGCAACAATTCCGATCGATGAGGGAACCTGGGATTTTGCTACAGTTTTCAACGATCCACCAGATCCGCAGTCTGCCGGCACAAATCAGTTCTGCAACGTTTCAGGATTATTACCAGCAACAATATATTATTTTGCTATTAAAGCCTATGATGAAATGGGAAATGAAAACAGCGTTTCCAATTCACCAGCTGCTAAACTGGTTTATCAGATAAACACAAACGCCTGTCACAATTGTGCTCAATGCATCGGAGATTGTTCATCCAATGCAATTCATCAGGGGGCGGGATACAAATATATTAACCCCGATGAATGCACAGCCTGTGGAGATTGCAGCTGTCCCTGGAATTTGATCTTTCCAGCCGTCGTTGCCTATTAAGTGTTTTCCTAAAAAAAGGATATAAAATGAAAAAGAAACTATTTATTTTGCTGATAAGCATCATCATTTTATCAGCTTTGTTTGCCATTGCCAAAAGTGAGATATTTGTGGAAACAAATGCCTGTGTAGGTTGTGGAGATTGTGTGGATGTATGTCCGGTAGATGCAGTGCAGATAATCGATGGCAAAGCTGTGATCGATGCTGAAAAATGTATCTTGTGTGAAATCTGCGTTCAATCCTGTACCTATAATGCGATCAGGAAAAATAAATGAAAAAAGATTGAAAACCCCTCTGTCCAGACAAGCTGGATATCTCCCCTTAACAAGGGAGAAGGACGGAATTGAAAGCAATTATCTTCCGATTTCGCTCCCTCTAAAGGGAGCTGGCTTCAAATTTTATTTGGAGTCTGAGGGTTAGGAAAAATAAATGAAAAAAAGATTGAAAACCCCTCTGTCCAGACAAGCTGGACATCTCCCCTTAACAAGGGAGAAGGACGGAATTGAAAGCAATTATCTTCCATTTTCGCTTCCTGTAAAGAGAACTGGCTTCAAATTTTATTTGGAGTCTGAGGGTTAGGAAAAAATAAATGAAAAAAAGATTGAAAACCCCTCTGTCCAGACAAACTGGACATCTCCCCTTAACAAGGGAGAAGGACGGAATTGAAAGCAATTATCTTCCAATTTCGCATCCTGTAAAGAGAACTGGCTTCAAATTTTATTTGGAGTCTGAGGGTTAGGAATAATTAATGAAAAAACTAAAAAAGCTAATTCCCTGGCTGCTGCTTTTTGGCATCCTGATCTATGTGGGTTGCGATAAAGTAAGCAATCCTCAATATAATG
Encoded proteins:
- a CDS encoding ATP-binding cassette domain-containing protein, which translates into the protein MIQLKNLVKDYGTLRAVDHINFEINEGEILGFLGPNGAGKTTTIKMITGFLSPTKGNIEVGDLNVLDNPIEIKKMIGYLPEHNPLYTEMTVYDYLKFVADIRGLQNFKQRLKEVIEKCGLHGIVAKPISTLSKGYKQRVGLAQAILHDPEILILDEPTSGLDPNQIMEIRELIKELGKEKTLILCSHILQEVQAVCDRIIILNKGKVVADGSAEALQASFENRTRIILELTASRDEIQKMADDLTNMKVETVKEKGDFVEAVLEFDATIDRRADIFNYVKKKKWTLLEMHRINVSLEDVFRNLTIDNAAPRNLMHNKPETETKTEEGGTE
- a CDS encoding fibronectin type III domain-containing protein is translated as MKIVGKLIPFALIILLFIVISCTDSLDKTTSLDDVVRVEYSDCTACYECIDLFDCPEGAIKIDSTHFTQRVYIDTDLCVQCMECTNIFQCPENAFNYQPDLVPPAAVQELQGYSTQQRNLNIQFIATGDDGEEGDTYAYDFYLTASNGDKISINFDIPNPFISGYWEYWDPIDSLPAGENITVHITAIDEAGNRSPEATTEVEIMETISPAPISDLTINDVTFNEMTLSWTAVGDDGMEGVAGSYIVKVSTEQISNSNWDDIAEYPNQIQPANPGETETFVISGLIDNMNYFTAVKAVDDFQNSSPLSNVAEATTLQFPDLEPPAAVDDLEVENGSINMNSFLLQWTAVGDDGTDGTAESYIVKIYTEIIDENNWDNLPEYPQNITPSAAGTTESLTIEGLDPLTEYFAAVKAVDDAQNIADLSNVVNATTTELPDTEPPDTITDLDSEGTETTIELTWTAPGDDGMIGTAHHYEIRMHDTEIDESNWEDAEILPGPPWPLTAGSLQDYTVSGLEYNQTYFFAVKAFDDNQNVSEVSNSPSATMVNDTTPPADITDLTIYEGYASNLSTIRIQWTAPGDDGDQGTCDHYEIRYATIPIDEGTWDFATVFNDPPDPQSAGTNQFCNVSGLLPATIYYFAIKAYDEMGNENSVSNSPAAKLVYQINTNACHNCAQCIGDCSSNAIHQGAGYKYINPDECTACGDCSCPWNLIFPAVVAY
- a CDS encoding ABC transporter permease subunit — its product is MNYTAILANKELKGYFNSPAAYIVLVIFLLLGGWFFASPLFINNTAELRSLFGIIPIVYLFFVPAITMSLISKESSSGTLEILSTFPIKESQIIMGKFWASMGLIGVGLAFTLIHLITIMILGSNIDYGPIFCGYIGLILMGGFYSAIGIFSSTITSNQIVAFIISFFIAFFLFIIQFSLFFIPPFLTEFFQYLSIGYHFDNISRGVIDTRNLIYFLSGTALFLKLSISILESKKWN
- a CDS encoding 4Fe-4S binding protein gives rise to the protein MHSLWRLQLSLEFDLSSRRCLLSVFLKKGYKMKKKLFILLISIIILSALFAIAKSEIFVETNACVGCGDCVDVCPVDAVQIIDGKAVIDAEKCILCEICVQSCTYNAIRKNK